The genomic segment GCAAGCGTGCCCGATGTTGAATAAGTCAATGCAGCAAGCATCCGTGCCGCTGCCCAGCTCGCTCCGTGGTTCAATATCTGCTCGTTGTACTACGCTGTTCCGGGCTTTGCCGCCGTGGGGTCGATCGCCAGCTTCTTGGCTGTTATCTTGCCGTTCCTTTAACCTCTCTTGATCGCCACTTGGCCAGGGTGTCAACCCCGGTCGTCTCGAACCCGCCAACCAAGAACAAGTCGCCAATCCGgctgctgccccccccttGTAAGCATCAATCCTCCTACTGCGTTCAGTCATCGCCCGGCAGCTGAGGAAACGACCCCTCACTGTCGCACAATGAGACTGTCTCTATACTCAATCGTCATTTTCTTGGCAGATCCTTCAGAGTCTTGGCGGATCCTTCAACTAGGACTCTGCATCACGTAAAACGGGACCGCTAGACGACACTATTACGATGGGCACCCCGGAACCGTGCTCCAGATCCAAGGCTTGGTAGTTTCTGGCAGGTGGGATACCATCGAAGCCGGCGAACTAGCCTGATATCGGAACTGTCGGCAGACTATTTTTCGCCTTCTGCTCTCCATTGACGATTCGCCGCCGATATTCCCTCCGAAAAGCCTACCAGTTCGTCAAGATAGCTCTTAGcttctccccctcttcccagTTCATTCTTCAACGTCTCCCTGTTTCTCAAACGAAATGAAGGACCTTTACCAAAGTTTACCGGATCAAGACTCTTCAGAAGAGCTGCCAACTGAGGTACGAAAAGCTTACTGGAGAATACCAGTACATGCTGACATGTCTCGAAGAAAAGATTGGCTAATTCACGTCTCCAGTTCAGAGACGAATGGAGCTTCCGGTCAAAACTCATCACGGCTCTTAATGCCGTCTTTTTCGCCGCATCATGTGGAATCCTACTCATATCATCGACCTGGCTGAATGACCCCGTTCGCTTGATGAAGCGGGTTTCGCCCTACAGTACGAACTCGTTCCGCTCAACTCTCGCTTCGCTTGTACTGACTATGATCATCACCGCAGGCCCTATCCTAGACGATGTGCCCATCAAGCTGGAAACGGTGGAAGTAAAAGGAACGCTTTTCAACGACTACAAGCCACCACGCATATGGCGCGGGCCGCCAAGTGAGGAGGTTGACAAGGCCTGGGACGACATGGCCAAGATCGAGTACTTTGGCGTCAGTGGCGATGCTCTCAGAAAGATGGGCAAGGACCCCAAGATCTCCGTGTCCATACCGGAAGAATGGGGCGTCGGCCCCGACAAGTATctcgtcgagatcgacaTGCAGCATCAGCTACATTGCCTCAACGCCGTGCGCAAGTATGCCTATTGGGACTACTACTATGGCAACTCGTACAAGAACGTGTGAGTCCTTCTCCGACACCCCTCAGAGACAGCCCTTTGCTGATCTGAATCTCAGCTCCATGGCCCCGAAGAGGCACCAGGCACACTTGGAGCATTGCATAGACATCTTATTGCAGGCGCTCACTTGCAACCCGTCTCTTGACTTGATCTCGCACAACTGGATGAAGACGCAACAAAACCCTTATCCGGACTTCAACATCAAGAGGCAGTGCGTCGCTCACGATCCCATCTTGAAGTGGCAGCACGAGAATGGCATCACGGAGCAAATCATGAAGTTCAAAAACCTACCGAGGCCGGAAAACTTTCCAGAAGTCGAGCCAGAGCCTTCCATTTTGTTAATAGGCGAGGACTTGGGCCACCATGAATGAACATAGCATACACAGTTAGATGCTGCTACATGAGTTTGGAGTATTGAAATATATTGTCACCTTGTGCCAGCAACTTAGTCTTCGATGTTGTGAATCAGCCCAAGTCGAGATCGTTGGCATGAGGAGTCGGGGCTTGGCTTGATAAAACAGAAGAAAGTATTGCCTTTGACGAAACCAATGACACTCACAAGCCGGCCAAGTAGATACTCTGAAACGGCAACCAAGAAAAACGTGATTCTATGATGTCTAACTGCACACACAGCCTGCTCAGGGTATGCTCCAAGAATACCTAACGCTCACATCTCTAACGTTCGGATCCAGGCTCGCACCGGCTCCTGACCAGATACACACCTATCTTTTTCTACGCCATGATCGTCTGGCCGCCATCTGTAGTCAGTCTCGACCGGACCTGGACCCGCAACGACCGATGAGCCAGTCTCTGAACCGCAACCGGCCTGCCTGTCCGTCCCTCTCCAAGACCGATGACCGCGCTCggggcgaagacgagggccTCTCCGGTATGCAGGCCGACGATCAAGGCGAACAGCTCGAGAACGGGGTCTTTCCCCTCGATTACCACGGAGCCCACGTCTTCCGTCTCTCCCCGCCCGGACGCCGTGACGGACATGGAGGAGACCCCTGCCAGGTGGCTGCGGAGCGTGCGGAGCCAGTCCGGGGATGTGAAGCGGTGGACCACCGTCATGGAGCAGAGGTCTAGTAGCTTCGTTGAGACGGTGGGCTCCTGGGTCGATATGATGACGCGCACGCCGAGGTGGCGCTGGAGGCGGATGGTCTCGAGGAGTGCGGCCGTGAGGGCCTGGCTCTCGCTGGACTCTTTCATGTACTTGTGGGCTTCGTCGACCGCGACGACACGTCCGATGGGCGATTCCTgctcgaggaagagagagaggcagatgTTGAACAGCGAGCACGCCATCTCCGCCGTGACGCAAGGGCACGACAGGTCCACGATCGTCAGCTGACTAGACTACGAGACAGTCGTTCAGCTAGCCGTGCTTGAGTTGGACCGAAAGCAGAAAGTGACCATACCTTTGCTTGCCAGTCAACAGTGGGTTTTCCAACGGCGGCGTtccccttgcccttgtcgacCGTGCCCTTGGTCATGAAACTCTCCAAGGTGTCGAGGCGCTGGCTCAGAGGGCCTCGTTGCGCCGGGGTCAAGTCCGCCAAGTCAAGGTGCTTCTTGAAGGTGGTATAATTGAATCCGGATCCAGTGGATTGCTGGTCGATGCGCATGTCTCTGAGAATCCGGGTCACCACATGCAGGTAAAGCGGCATCCCCCCTTCTCCAACCGCCATGAGATCAAGCATGCGGCGAGTGTTGAGGTCCCGGTCGCTGAGTATGAGACGCTCAACCTTGACGCCAGGGATGCGGCCGTAGATTCCCTGTGCACGGGTCAGCATTGGTTTGTACCTCCATCCTCCAAGGATGACGGCGGTACCTGAACGGTGCGGATGTTCGTCGGGGCGCAGAGGACCCTGACCGACACCTCCTTGCTCGACGCGAGGAACGCGGCCTCGCACGGAAGCCCGCCAGAGTCGGATACGAAGCTGTCGTAGTGAAAGACGATGCCCGTGAGGGGCGTCGGCAGCTTGCCCAGCCGGCTCGGGATGAGGCAGTTCTCCAAGAGGCACGCGAGCGTGTTGCTCTTCCCGGAGCCCTGGCTTCCGCAGATGAAGACGCTGGACGGGCATGTGACGTTGTAGAAGAGGCGGGAGGCCCGCGGCGGAGCATCTCCGGACCTATTGgcgccgaagaggccgaACTGGGGCGGTGGCGTGGATTGCACGACAGGGACCGTGAGGAGCGGGCTGCTCAAGACCTCGTCCATGTGCTGCTTGTCGGGGCCCAGGCTGAGATGGCTCATCTGGGCTTCGATGTCGTCGTTTTCTTCCGGGGACATGGTGCTGGAGGGTTCGTCGAGTAGACGGACGTCGGCGAATCGGGGTGAGTCCGAGGACATGATGTAATGAAGGCAGAAGTCAAATTTTTCTGAGATGATGATCCTCTGGGCCCCTTCTGAGAGGGAGGTGAAGAAAGTTTTATATGGCAGTTTGGAGTCTGGGGATCTTGCAGCAAATTGCAAACGCAGGCGGCTGAGTTCAAGACTGGCAATCCAAATCTGGCTTGAGATCCTTTGAGCATGGCTTAAATCTCATCACTTCAGCCATGAGCGAATATCCAGCTGGGACCTAAGATGCACCAAAGATTAGGAGACGTCAATGACTGGAAAGGAGGGAGTAAGGCAGAGATAAAGAAGGGCTTTGGGCAATCTGCTGAACGTGGCCGTCCAAGTGCATTAGACATTAGGAGAACATA from the Colletotrichum destructivum chromosome 10, complete sequence genome contains:
- a CDS encoding Putative P-loop containing nucleoside triphosphate hydrolase — its product is MSSDSPRFADVRLLDEPSSTMSPEENDDIEAQMSHLSLGPDKQHMDEVLSSPLLTVPVVQSTPPPQFGLFGANRSGDAPPRASRLFYNVTCPSSVFICGSQGSGKSNTLACLLENCLIPSRLGKLPTPLTGIVFHYDSFVSDSGGLPCEAAFLASSKEVSVRVLCAPTNIRTVQGIYGRIPGVKVERLILSDRDLNTRRMLDLMAVGEGGMPLYLHVVTRILRDMRIDQQSTGSGFNYTTFKKHLDLADLTPAQRGPLSQRLDTLESFMTKGTVDKGKGNAAVGKPTVDWQAKSSQLTIVDLSCPCVTAEMACSLFNICLSLFLEQESPIGRVVAVDEAHKYMKESSESQALTAALLETIRLQRHLGVRVIISTQEPTVSTKLLDLCSMTVVHRFTSPDWLRTLRSHLAGVSSMSVTASGRGETEDVGSVVIEGKDPVLELFALIVGLHTGEALVFAPSAVIGLGEGRTGRPVAVQRLAHRSLRVQVRSRLTTDGGQTIMA
- a CDS encoding Putative mycotoxin biosynthesis protein UstYa; the protein is MKDLYQSLPDQDSSEELPTEFRDEWSFRSKLITALNAVFFAASCGILLISSTWLNDPVRLMKRVSPYSTNSFRSTLASLVLTMIITAGPILDDVPIKLETVEVKGTLFNDYKPPRIWRGPPSEEVDKAWDDMAKIEYFGVSGDALRKMGKDPKISVSIPEEWGVGPDKYLVEIDMQHQLHCLNAVRKYAYWDYYYGNSYKNVSMAPKRHQAHLEHCIDILLQALTCNPSLDLISHNWMKTQQNPYPDFNIKRQCVAHDPILKWQHENGITEQIMKFKNLPRPENFPEVEPEPSILLIGEDLGHHE